The proteins below come from a single Periophthalmus magnuspinnatus isolate fPerMag1 chromosome 7, fPerMag1.2.pri, whole genome shotgun sequence genomic window:
- the b3galt4 gene encoding beta-1,3-galactosyltransferase 4 — protein MLGRICKPRLGKRGGRPGVLPSLCVAVVTTTVLAVLFLDSIESWVTSAGMNANLEPNAGIISLQSVPPTRPEEFLLMPSPLVCQRAKPYIITMVTSAPANQRARQAIRDTWGGEVEVTGLRVMTLFIVGVPSDPALGKLLIVEARERGDLIQGRFLDTYSNLTLKSLSMLGWVRRFCPQAHFMAKVDDDVLFNPSALLHFLNKSRNPYEHGDLYLGRVHIRVAPNRDPDSKHYLPAGAYSPSVFPDYCSGTAYVLSRSALLKISLAATASALSTPLPPEDVFVGICARAAGVLPSHCPLFSGGPTVPYGRCCYQAMVSVHKVAPRDMLRYWADLQASPACSWLSIRASLGLCKVRAMLGIALGLEQGV, from the coding sequence ATGCTCGGACGGATATGTAAACCCCGTTTGGGAAAGCGAGGGGGAAGACCTGGAGTATTGCCTTCTCTGTGCGTTGCAGTAGTGACAACAACTGTTTTGGCTGTCCTCTTTTTGGACTCCATCGAGTCATGGGTCACTTCAGCGGGGATGAacgcaaatttggagccaaacgcGGGCATCATCTCCCTGCAGAGCGTGCCTCCAACGCGCCCGGAGGAGTTCCTGCTCATGCCCAGCCCGCTCGTGTGCCAGCGCGCCAAGCCCTACATCATCACCATGGTTACTTCAGCTCCTGCCAATCAAAGGGCACGGCAGGCCATCCGAGACACTTGGGGTGGTGAGGTGGAGGTAACAGGACTCAGGGTTATGACGCTTTTTATTGTGGGTGTGCCGTCGGATCCGGCTCTGGGTAAACTGCTCATAGTGGAGGCCAGGGAGCGAGGAGACCTAATCCAGGGTCGCTTTCTGGACACATACTCCAATCTGACTCTGAAGAGCTTGTCCATGCTCGGGTGGGTGCGCCGCTTCTGCCCGCAGGCTCATTTCATGGCCAAAGTGGATGATGATGTCCTTTTCAACCCGAGCGCTCTGCTCCACTTTCTCAACAAAAGCAGAAATCCATATGAGCACGGGGACTTGTACCTAGGCAGGGTTCATATTCGTGTGGCTCCCAACCGTGACCCCGACAGTAAGCACTACCTCCCAGCTGGGGCCTACTCTCCCTCCGTGTTCCCAGACTACTGCAGCGGTACCGCCTATGTCCTCTCGCGCTCTGCCTTGCTCAAAATCTCCCTGGCGGCCACAGCTTCCGCCCTGTCCACACCTCTGCCCCCTGAAGATGTATTTGTGGGCATATGTGCGCGTGCAGCTGGGGTCCTGCCGTCACACTGCCCTCTCTTCTCTGGGGGTCCTACTGTTCCCTATGGGCGATGCTGTTACCAGGCCATGGTGTCAGTTCACAAGGTCGCTCCAAGGGACATGCTGCGGTACTGGGCAGACCTTCAAGCGTCCCCTGCCTGCTCCTGGCTGAGTATTCGGGCTTCTCTAGGACTCTGCAAAGTTAGAGCCATGTTGGGTATTGCTTTAGGACTAGAGCAGGGTGTGTAA
- the LOC117373659 gene encoding cytosolic sulfotransferase 3-like: MPNPNNVGSLPRPQLFDFDGVAMIKAFTDNWENVQNFQARPDDIVVATYPKAGTTWVSCILDLLYFGQTAPERQTSIPIYERVPFLEMSISNPDEGINFVGVDMVHKLTTTPRLIKTHFPVQFLPKSFWEHNCKIVYVARNAKDNMVSYYHFDRMNAVQPAAGEWSDFFQRFLDGQMVFGSWYDHVNGWWQKKKTYSNLHYMFFEDLVENTELEINKLCSFLGLSVSPEIKQHITGQVQFDNMKKNKMTNYSTLSGAVMDFKTSPFMRKGKVGDWKNHFTVAQNEKFDEDYKQKMKDPSLQFRSLL; encoded by the exons ATGCCAAACCCAAATAAT GTGGGATCACTGCCTCGTCCACAGCTTTTTGACTTTGATGGAGTTGCAATGATCAAGGCTTTTACAGACAACTGGGAAAATGTGCAAAACTTTCAAGCGCGACCGGATGATATAGTTGTTGCAACATATCCCAAAGCAG GAACAACATGGGTCTCCTGCATACTGGACCTGCTCTATTTTGGACAGACAGCTCCAGAGCGGCAGACCTCCATCCCTATCTATGAAAGAGTGCCCTTTTTGGAAATGTCCATCTCTAACCCTGATGAAG GTATCAACTTTGTGGGAGTAGATATGGTCCACAAACTCACCACAACACCACGTTTAATTAAAACTCATTTTCCAGTACAATTTCTTCCGAAGTCATTCTGGGAGCATAACTGCAAG ATTGTGTATGTGGCCCGTAATGCTAAGGACAACATGGTGTCCTATTACCACTTTGATCGCATGAATGCAGTCCAACCTGCAGCTGGAGAATGGAGTGACTTCTTCCAGAGATTTTTAGATGGACAAA TGGTATTTGGATCATGGTATGACCATGTAAACGGCTGGTGGCAGAAGAAAAAGACCTACTCAAATCTGCattacatgttttttgaggaCCTTGTTGAG AACACAGAActggaaataaataaactgtgcaGCTTCCTTGGGCTGTCAGTTAGCCCAGAGATTAAACAACACATCACAGGCCAAGTCCAGTTTGACaacatgaagaagaacaagatGACCAATTACTCCACATTAAGCGGTGCAGTTATGGATTTCAAAACATCTCCCTTCATGAGAAAAG GAAAAGTTGGTGACTGGAAAAATCACTTCACTGTGGCCCAAAATGAGAAATTTGATGAAGattataaacaaaaaatgaagGACCCGTCGCTGCAGTTTCGCTCATTATTATGA
- the mrps25 gene encoding 28S ribosomal protein S25, mitochondrial → MPMKGRFPIRRTLQYLQKGDIIFKNRVKIMTVNYNTNGELSDGARKFVFFNIPQIQYQNPRVQIMMFKNMTPSPFLKFYLDDGEQVLVDVEGKDHKQISLHVKKILGKSEDTLQAEAELKMQASNPANFGPKKYCLRECICEVEGQVPCPGTKPLPKEMTGKYRTKMAAQQE, encoded by the exons ATGCCCATGAAAGGAAGGTTTCCGATCAGGAGGACACTCCAATACCTCCAAAAAGGcgacattatttttaaaaatagggTTAAGATTATGACAGTCAACTACAACACAAATGGAGAGCTAAGCGATGGAGCAAG AAAATTCGTGTTTTTCAATATTCCTCAAATTCAGTATCAAAACCCAAGAGTCCAAATAATGATGTTTAAAAACATGACGCCGTCTCCCTTTCTGAAGTTCTATCTCG atgatggtGAGCAGGTGCTTGTGGATGTAGAAGGAAAAGACCACAAACAAATTTCACTGCACGTCAAGAAGATATTGGGCAAATCAGa AGATACATTACAAGCTGAGGCAGAGCTGAAGATGCAGGCCTCAAATCCTGCTAATTTTGGTCCAAAAAAGTACTGTCTTCGGGAGTGTATATGTGAAGTGGAGGGACAGGTGCCATGTCCTGGGACAAAACCCTTGCCAAAAGAGATGACAGGCAAATATCGAACTAAGATGGCCGCACAGCAGGAGTAA
- the wdr46 gene encoding WD repeat-containing protein 46 yields the protein MASVSEASQEDSHVGKKPAGRYWQESHKRVKDDNEPEKNDGESERPLQRKAQKPKKRKQEDTGRDSRQGKKFVSGKTDPFPGPAPVPKERIQKFKRKEEMSKSRHKHHKLKRLIAQSEDASKMAQNQAARFDLLLPEDEGFLEGDEGEDTCTISQEDIANAVDISASAKYFNLKLSQFGPYRLDYSKTGQHLLLGGRRGHIACLDWQSKQLMCEINVLESVNDVKWLHSESMYAVAQKKWLYIYDSNGIELHCIRKFNDVLRMQFLPYHFLLATASATSFLQYLDVSVGKEVAAICTKSGRLDVMCQNPYNAIIHLGHPNGTVTLWSPNQKEALVKMLCHQGGVRSVSVDKTGTYMVTSGMDKKLKVYDIRAFKPLKSYFLPTGASCLSLSQRGLLSAATGDVVQVYRDVWSTPVTKPYMAHRVRGAVWGLHFCPFEDVLGVGHGDGFTSMLVPGAGEPNFDGLDANPYRSAKQRQEWEVKALLEKIQPQLISLDPNKLGEVDRATFEQKHQDRIEALGFDPLEKQKFVPRFKKKGRSSAGAVERRKKQVAHEDQREVIKKSIEDKMRTEKEQKQKNSKASAVSKQKSALDRFRK from the exons ATGGCGTCCGTCAGTGAGGCATCGCAGGAGGATTCACACGTGGGGAAAAag CCTGCAGGTCGTTACTGGCAGGAGTCTCATAAAAGAGTGAAGGATGACAACGAACCTGAAAAGAATGATGGAGAAAGCGAACGTCCTCtgcagagaaaagcacagaagCCAAAGAAACGAaaacaggaggacacaggacgGGACTCAAGACAAGGGAAGAAATTTGTATCAGGG AAAACAGACCCCTTTCCTGGGCCTGCTCCTGTTCCGAAAGAAAGAATTCAGAAGTTCAAAAGGAAAGAAGAAATGTcgaaa TCACGACACAAGCACCACAAGCTAAAACGACTAATTGCCCAGTCAGAGGATGCTTCTAAAATGGCTCAAAACCAAGCTGCACGCTTTGACCTTCTTCTCCCAGAGGATGAAGG GTTCCTTGAaggagatgaaggagaggaCACTTGCACAATTTCTCAGGAAGATATTGCCAATGCTGTTGATATATCTGCTAGTGCAAAG tattttaatttaaaactatCACAGTTTGGGCCATACCGATTGGACTACAGCAAAACAGGGCA ACACCTGCTGCTTGGTGGGAGGAGAGGCCATATTGCCTGTTTGGATTGGCAGTCTAAACAGTTGATGTGCGAAATAAATGTGCTGGAGTCTGTTAATGACGTGAA ATGGCTTCATAGTGAGTCCATGTATGCAGTAGCACAAAAGAAATGGTTATATATTTATGACTCTAATGGAATAGAGCTTCACTGTATCCGGAAGTTCAATGATGTTCTTCGCATGCAGTTTCTTCCCTACCACTTTTTGCTTGCCACAGCG AGTGCCACAAGTTTTCTGCAATACCTTGATGTCTCGGTTGGAAAGGAGGTTGCTGCAATTTGTACCAAAAGTGGGCGCCTTGATGTAATGTGTCAGAATCCTTATAATGCCATCATTCACCTTGGACATCCAAATGGAACAGTCACACTTTGGTCCCCAAACCAGAAAGAAGCTCTTGTGAAAATGCTTTGTCACCAGGGAGGAGTACGCTCCGTCAGTGTAGATAAGACAGGAAC ATACATGGTGACGTCCGGCATGGATAAAAAGCTCAAAGTTTATGACATAAGAGCGTTCAAACCCCTAAAATCATATTTTCTTCCTACTGGAGCATCCTGTCTTTCTCTGAGTCAAAGGGGACTCTTGTCAGCAGCAACTGGTGATGTAGTTCAG GTGTACAGAGATGTGTGGAGCACTCCTGTTACCAAGCCCTACATGGCTCACAGAGTTAGAGGAGCAGTGTGGGGGCTACACTTCTGTCCTTTCGAGGATGTCTTAGGTGTAGGGCATGGAGATGGTTTTACTAGCAtgcttgtacctggagctggtGAACCCAACTTTGATGGTCTGGATGCTAATCCCTACCGCAGTGCAAAACAGAGACAAGAATGGGAGGTTAAAGCTCTTTTGGAGAAGATTCAACCACAACTAATTAGTTTAGACCCCAACAAACTTGGAGAGGTTGACAGAGCAACGTTTGAGCAAAAACACCAAGACAGGATTGAAGCTCTA GGCTTTGATCCCCTTGAAAAACAGAAGTTTGTTCCCAGGTTTAAGAAAAAAGGTCGTAGCTCCGCAGGAGCTGTTGAAAGACGAAAGAAGCAGGTGGCTCACGAGGACCAAAGA GAAGTGATCAAGAAATCAATTGAGGACAAAATGAGGACTGAAAAGGAACAAAAGCAGAAAAATAGCAAGGCTTCCGCTGTATCTAAACAGAAATCTGCTCTAGATAGGTTCAGAAAATAG
- the LOC117373142 gene encoding rabenosyn-5, translated as MASGYPPPFEGTGEVKEGFLCPLCLKDLQSFYQLQDHYEEEHSGDDRHVRGQLKSLVQKAKKAKDKLLKRDGEDRPDSGSYESFYYGGVDPYMWEPQELGATRSHLDLFKKHRADRIDHYVIEVNKLIIRLEKLTSFDRTNSDTAKIRAIERSVVSWVNDADVPFCPDCGNKFNIRNRRHHCRLCGSIMCRKCMDFIPIPLAQKLINSTREALCIQGMLSQCQSPPAEGSGGGMGSRRGSLTSLSSVTSMLEEKDDEKIRCCHHCMDTLLKRQQKLDEKDFVPDIVKLYERLRMCMDKVDEKAPEYIRMAESLNAGETAYNLDTAGGLRLEVQKYYELIDALSKKILTLGLKSEPPPHPKNLQLQRMIRYSATLFVQEKLLGLMSLPTKEKYEELKEKRAQEQEKRLQQERMAAQEALKRRQEREKEDRSRTNGELPQMSRGPRMTKAGGWLPSSGTRSELEDPLLQQIENIQSFLHQAKEANRADEVAMLEENLRQLQDEYDQQQTSLAIALSQKLAEEETLQQGELQRLEEREKEERESWGANIGFLQTPNTWEKSLDITPQTGLRRDEDTALVEDQGPKADRSPNSLQVLPSNPEESPPRLRSLGGHVTPPSGEGQSSISLNPFDDEDSTPIEEDNPFFEDIQKEHKEVANVASANGKKEYNPFDEDEEENEGEALYSNNPFEETDTGNPFLEATGTEVSTNPFEEDDEDVLPDVDMIEEELLLQQIDNIRAYIFDAKLSRRLDEVELLSQNLRELQQTLQEQKKKKH; from the exons ATGGCTTCAGGTTATCCCCCACCCTTTGAAGGCACAGGAGAAGTTAAAGAGGGGTTCCTTTGTCCACTGTGTCTGAAGGATTTACAGTCATTCTATCAGCTTCAAGACCACTATGAAGAAGAGCACTCTGGAGATGATCGGCATGTTAGAGGACAACTTAAAA GTTTGGTTCAGAAAGCCAAAAAAGCCAAAGACAAGCTGttgaagagagatggagaggacaGGCCTGACAGCGGCAGTTATGAATCCTTCTATTATGGAGGAGTGGATCCGTACATGTGGGAACCTCAGGAGCTTG gAGCAACCAGAAGTCATCTTGACCTTTTTAAGAAACACCGAGCCGACAGGATAGACCACTATGTGATTGAAGTCAATAAGCTTATAATTAGACTGGAAAAG TTGACGTCATTTGACAGGACCAACTCAGATACTGCCAAAATAAGAG CCATTGAGCGTTCAGTGGTGTCTTGGGTGAATGATGCTGATGTTCCTTTCTGTCCGGACTGTGGAAACAAGTTTAACATAAGAAATCGCCGCCATCATTGTCGCCTATGTGGATCTATTATGTGTCGAAAATGCATGGACTTCATCCCTATACCCTTGGCTC aaaaattaattaattcaacTCGGGAAGCTCTCTGCATCCAAGGAATGCTCAGTCAATGCCAGTCCCccccagcagagggcagtggcGGTGGGATGGGCTCTCGAAGGGGCAGCCTCACAAGCCTGAGCAGCGTGACATCCATGTTGGAAGAAAAGGATGATGAGAAGATCCGCTGCTGCCACCACTGTATGGACACACTGTTGAAACGGCAGCAGAAGCTTGATGAAAAAGACTTTGTACCTGACATTGTAAAACTATATGAG AGGCTAAGGATGTGCATGGACAAGGTGGATGAAAAGGCTCCAGAATATATTCGAATGGCAGAATCTCTCAA TGCTGGAGAAACTGCATATAATCTCGACACTGCTGGTGGTTTGAGGCTAGAAGTTCAGAAATACTATGAACTTATTGATGCGCTTAG TAAAAAGATTTTAACACTGGGATTAAAAAGTGAACCACCACCACATCCAAAAAACCTGCAGCTCCAGAGAATGATCCGATATTCAGCCACACTATTTGTACAG GAGAAACTATTGGGTCTTATGTCTTTACCCAccaaagaaaaatatgaagagTTAAAAGAAAAGAGAGCACAAGAACAAGAAAAGAGACTCCAACAGGAAAGAATG GCTGCACAAGAGGCACTGAAGCGAAGACAAGAGCGAGAAAAAGAAGACAGAAGTCGGACTAATGGAGAGTTACCACAAATGTCGAGAGGTCCGCGCATGACCAAGGCCGGTGGTTGGTTACCCTCCTCTGGCACACGCAGTGAACTCGAAGACCCTCTGCTTCAACAGATTGAGAACATCCAGTCCTTTTTACACCAGGCCAAAGAGGCAAATAGAGCAGACGAGGTTGCCATGTTGGAGGAAAACCTACGACAACTTCAGGATGAATATGACCAACAGCAAACAAGTCTGGCTATTGCACTCTCTCAGAAGTTGGCAGAAGAGGAAACTTTGCAACAAGGTGAACTGCAACGAttggaggagagggaaaaagaggagagagaaagctgGGGAGCTAATATTGGCTTTCTTCAGACACCTAATACTTGGGAAAAATCTTTAGATATTACCCCGCAAACTGGATTGAGAAGAGACGAAGATACAGCATTAGTGGAGGATCAAGGCCCTAAAGCTGACAGGAGTCCTAACTCACTCCAGGTTTTGCCGTCTAACCCAGAAGAGTCTCCCCCCAGGTTGAGAAGTTTGGGTGGACATGTGACTCCCCCTAGTGGCGAAGGACAGAGTAGCATCTCACTTAACCCTTTTGATGATGAGGACTCCACTCCCATTGAGGAAGACAACCCATTTTTTGAGGACATTCAGAAGGAGCACAAAGAGGTTGCTAATGTGGCTAGCGCTAATGGTAAGAAAGAGTACAATCCATttgatgaagatgaagaggaaaatGAGGGTGAGGCATTGTATAGTAATAACCCATTTGAGGAGACTGACACCGGTAATCCATTTTTGGAGGCCACCGGGACTGAAGTCTCAACTAATCCATTTGaggaagatgatgaagatgttTTGCCAGATGTGGATATGATCGAGGAGGAACTTCTACTGCAGCAAATTGATAACATCAGAGCCTATATTTTTGATGCAAAACTCAGCAGACGCCTGGATGAAGTTGAGCTTTTGTCCCAGAACTTACGAGAGCTACAGCAAACGCTACAGGAGCAGAAGAAAAAGAAGCACTGA
- the nr2c2 gene encoding nuclear receptor subfamily 2 group C member 2 isoform X1 translates to MTTNLNLLAQQKVVSEQAAEVLSTDPASTPPKIQIVTDQQTGQKIQIVTAMNPSTAPKPQFILTTADSSGAGKVILASPDTHNAKQLIFTAADSLMPGRIQIVTDPVSMERLLGQSADLSRAQPVEYCVVCGDKASGRHYGAVSCEGCKGFFKRSVRKNLTYSCRSKQDCVINKHHRNRCQFCRLRKCLKMGMKTEYVRYNLTAVQSERKPIEILPREKHGNCAASTHKIYIRKDLNSPLIATPTFISDTETDGSRSSLIDQGMLVNIQQPVIQADGTLLLATDPKLESGQGDLGTLANVVTSLANLSDSLRENLNNGDTSDSINEEQSASDITRAFDTLAKVLHPDEEEMGPTVEGKLTSGTIQLIGRDQETPIIEVEGPLLTDNHVGFKLTMPSPMPDYLNVHYICESASRLLFLSMHWARSIPAFSALGHEANTSLVRACWNELFTLGLAQCAHIMNLSTILSAIINHLQDDKLSGERVKQVMEHIWKFQEFCNSMTRLDTDSYEYAYLKAIVLFSPDHPGVDSGGQIEKYQEKALMELQDYVQKTYPDDTYRLTRILTRLPALRLMNPSITEELFFTGLIGNVSIDSIIPYILKMETAEYNSQDSDPTD, encoded by the exons ATGACGACCAACCTGAACCTGCTTGCTCAGCAGAAAGTTGTGTCCGAGCAGGCAGCTGAG GTTCTTTCCACTGATCCTGCCTCAACACCTCCAAAAATAcag ATTGTAACTGACCAGCAGACAGGTCAGAAGATCCAGATAGTGACAGCCATGAACCCGTCCACTGCTCCCAAACCACAGTTTATACTCACCACAGCCGACAGCTCCGGAGCAGGCAAGGTTATCCTGGCCTCACCTGACACCCACAATGCTAAACAACTAATTTTCACTGCAGCAGACAGCCTGATGCCGGGAAGAATCCAG ATTGTGACAGATCCTGTGTCAATGGAGCGATTGCTTGGCCAGTCTGCAGATTTAAGCCGAGCTCAACCAGTGGAGTACTGTGTGGTGTGTGGAGACAAAGCATCCG GGCGTCACTATGGAGCAGTGAGCTGTGAGGGCTGTAAGGGCTTTTTCAAACGCAGTGTCAGAAAGAACTTGACCTATAGCTGCCGCAGTAAACAGGACTGTGTCATAAACAAGCACCATCGCAACCGCTGTCAGTTCTGCAGGCTAAGAAAATGCCTTAAGATGGGGATGAAGACAGAGT ATGTCCGTTACAATCTTACAGCTGTGCAGAGTGAAAGGAAACCCATTGAAATCTTACCCAGAGAAAAACATGGCAACTGTGCTGCTTCCACACACAAAATCTACATTCGAAAAGATCTGAATAGTCCGCTCATTGCTACACCGACCTTTATTTCTGACACAGAAACTGATGGCTCCAG ATCCAGTCTAATTGACCAGGGGATGTTGGTGAACATTCAGCAGCCAGTCATTCAAGCTGATGGCACACTACTACTCGCTACTGACCCCAAG TTAGAGTCTGGACAAGGTGACTTGGGGACATTAGCCAATGTGGTCACATCATTGGCAAATCTTAGTGATTCGCTGAGAGAAAACCTGAACAATGGTGATACCTCTGACAGCATAAATGAAGAGCAGTCTGCCAGTGATATTACACG tGCCTTTGATACCTTGGCCAAAGTCTTACATCCAGATGAAGAAGAAATGGGACCTACTGTGGAAGGAAAACTTACCAGTGGGACTATACAACTGATAGGACGGGACCAAGAGACTCCCATCATTGAAGTAGAGGGACCGCTGCTCACAGACAACCATGTTGGTTTTAAG CTGACCATGCCCAGTCCCATGCCTGATTATCTGAATGTACATTACATCTGTGAGTCTGCATCAAGGCTGCTCTTCCTCTCAATGCACTGGGCTCGATCAATCCCTGCCTTCTCAGCTCTGGG TCATGAGGCCAACACCAGTCTGGTCAGGGCGTGCTGGAATGAGCTGTTCACCCTGGGTCTGGCTCAGTGTGCCCACATTATGAACTTGTCCACGATCCTCTCAGCAATCATCAACCACCTCCAGGATG ATAAGCTCTCTGGGGAGAGAGTGAAGCAGGTGATGGAGCACATCTGGAAGTTTCAGGAGTTCTGTAACAGCATGACAAGACTGGACACCGACAGTTATGAATATGCTTATTTAAAGGCCATAGTGCTCTTTAGCCCTG ATCATCCAGGTGTGGACAGTGGTGGACAGATTGAAAAGTACCAGGAAAAGGCTTTGATGGAGCTGCAGGACTATGTGCAGAAGACATATCCAGATGATACATATCG GTTAACCCGTATCCTCACACGCCTCCCAGCACTGCGTCTCATGAATCCAAGCATCACCGAGGAGCTGTTCTTTACAGGATTAATTGGCAACGTTTCCATAGACAGCATCATTCCCTACATTCTGAAGATGGAAACTGCAGAGTACAACAGCCAAGACTCTGATCCAACAGACTAA
- the nr2c2 gene encoding nuclear receptor subfamily 2 group C member 2 isoform X2, with the protein MTTNLNLLAQQKVVSEQAAEVLSTDPASTPPKIQIVTDQQTGQKIQIVTAMNPSTAPKPQFILTTADSSGAGKVILASPDTHNAKQLIFTAADSLMPGRIQIVTDPVSMERLLGQSADLSRAQPVEYCVVCGDKASGRHYGAVSCEGCKGFFKRSVRKNLTYSCRSKQDCVINKHHRNRCQFCRLRKCLKMGMKTESVQSERKPIEILPREKHGNCAASTHKIYIRKDLNSPLIATPTFISDTETDGSRSSLIDQGMLVNIQQPVIQADGTLLLATDPKLESGQGDLGTLANVVTSLANLSDSLRENLNNGDTSDSINEEQSASDITRAFDTLAKVLHPDEEEMGPTVEGKLTSGTIQLIGRDQETPIIEVEGPLLTDNHVGFKLTMPSPMPDYLNVHYICESASRLLFLSMHWARSIPAFSALGHEANTSLVRACWNELFTLGLAQCAHIMNLSTILSAIINHLQDDKLSGERVKQVMEHIWKFQEFCNSMTRLDTDSYEYAYLKAIVLFSPDHPGVDSGGQIEKYQEKALMELQDYVQKTYPDDTYRLTRILTRLPALRLMNPSITEELFFTGLIGNVSIDSIIPYILKMETAEYNSQDSDPTD; encoded by the exons ATGACGACCAACCTGAACCTGCTTGCTCAGCAGAAAGTTGTGTCCGAGCAGGCAGCTGAG GTTCTTTCCACTGATCCTGCCTCAACACCTCCAAAAATAcag ATTGTAACTGACCAGCAGACAGGTCAGAAGATCCAGATAGTGACAGCCATGAACCCGTCCACTGCTCCCAAACCACAGTTTATACTCACCACAGCCGACAGCTCCGGAGCAGGCAAGGTTATCCTGGCCTCACCTGACACCCACAATGCTAAACAACTAATTTTCACTGCAGCAGACAGCCTGATGCCGGGAAGAATCCAG ATTGTGACAGATCCTGTGTCAATGGAGCGATTGCTTGGCCAGTCTGCAGATTTAAGCCGAGCTCAACCAGTGGAGTACTGTGTGGTGTGTGGAGACAAAGCATCCG GGCGTCACTATGGAGCAGTGAGCTGTGAGGGCTGTAAGGGCTTTTTCAAACGCAGTGTCAGAAAGAACTTGACCTATAGCTGCCGCAGTAAACAGGACTGTGTCATAAACAAGCACCATCGCAACCGCTGTCAGTTCTGCAGGCTAAGAAAATGCCTTAAGATGGGGATGAAGACAGAGT CTGTGCAGAGTGAAAGGAAACCCATTGAAATCTTACCCAGAGAAAAACATGGCAACTGTGCTGCTTCCACACACAAAATCTACATTCGAAAAGATCTGAATAGTCCGCTCATTGCTACACCGACCTTTATTTCTGACACAGAAACTGATGGCTCCAG ATCCAGTCTAATTGACCAGGGGATGTTGGTGAACATTCAGCAGCCAGTCATTCAAGCTGATGGCACACTACTACTCGCTACTGACCCCAAG TTAGAGTCTGGACAAGGTGACTTGGGGACATTAGCCAATGTGGTCACATCATTGGCAAATCTTAGTGATTCGCTGAGAGAAAACCTGAACAATGGTGATACCTCTGACAGCATAAATGAAGAGCAGTCTGCCAGTGATATTACACG tGCCTTTGATACCTTGGCCAAAGTCTTACATCCAGATGAAGAAGAAATGGGACCTACTGTGGAAGGAAAACTTACCAGTGGGACTATACAACTGATAGGACGGGACCAAGAGACTCCCATCATTGAAGTAGAGGGACCGCTGCTCACAGACAACCATGTTGGTTTTAAG CTGACCATGCCCAGTCCCATGCCTGATTATCTGAATGTACATTACATCTGTGAGTCTGCATCAAGGCTGCTCTTCCTCTCAATGCACTGGGCTCGATCAATCCCTGCCTTCTCAGCTCTGGG TCATGAGGCCAACACCAGTCTGGTCAGGGCGTGCTGGAATGAGCTGTTCACCCTGGGTCTGGCTCAGTGTGCCCACATTATGAACTTGTCCACGATCCTCTCAGCAATCATCAACCACCTCCAGGATG ATAAGCTCTCTGGGGAGAGAGTGAAGCAGGTGATGGAGCACATCTGGAAGTTTCAGGAGTTCTGTAACAGCATGACAAGACTGGACACCGACAGTTATGAATATGCTTATTTAAAGGCCATAGTGCTCTTTAGCCCTG ATCATCCAGGTGTGGACAGTGGTGGACAGATTGAAAAGTACCAGGAAAAGGCTTTGATGGAGCTGCAGGACTATGTGCAGAAGACATATCCAGATGATACATATCG GTTAACCCGTATCCTCACACGCCTCCCAGCACTGCGTCTCATGAATCCAAGCATCACCGAGGAGCTGTTCTTTACAGGATTAATTGGCAACGTTTCCATAGACAGCATCATTCCCTACATTCTGAAGATGGAAACTGCAGAGTACAACAGCCAAGACTCTGATCCAACAGACTAA